One window from the genome of Bdellovibrio sp. NC01 encodes:
- a CDS encoding response regulator: MSDVKQASCSHDEIWKVAFLSSPQAMLITTSDERLVDLNQAAKELLNLESYDASAQKLQCILARLHVNLRKAIRLQRTSVKLDGGDFLVFHLQDTRDQVYSQRLLSFFATTLKALDHLDVETSCADILEQSARIALTDICDWCRIDLRSDLNLGRGTYAHKTAALENLLGELHALEFENADASLSPVKVIRSGISVFKENVSEELLQVLASSPRTFALLQHVGLSSYICVPVKKGNDTVGSMTFARITGSQDFDAIDLMMAEEFAGKVAVSIERALLYKNLAEMKNAAESANRAKTNFLANVSHEIRTPLGAILGFSELLASASPSLKDRTDWGNKIRNNSGHLSRIINDILDLSKVEVGRLDLEVKKIDFRNLLNDIYGFARSRVGDKNIDLQFIVEGRLPRFIHTDETRLSQVLSNIIGNAIKFTNQGYVRVKIGNLDYVNASDRKFFTHEQRIFFEVTDSGIGVGKAEASLLFQPFSQADSSHTRQFGGTGLGLALSRNLARGLGGDIVLKESEVGKGSTFLITINAGDVSEFATFNEIIATDVEVTPVQPEEDQTLVLNGRRVLLVEDSVDISLLVKRFLEGAGASVALADNGDEGVKAAQAGSYDVVLMDVQMPVKDGIEAARELRDGGYTGLIVALTANAMKEERERCLEAGYDAHLSKPMRRYDLIRNLSDLINQAAGRTSHSGYSTVK; the protein is encoded by the coding sequence ATGTCGGATGTAAAGCAGGCCTCATGCAGTCATGATGAGATTTGGAAGGTAGCTTTTTTAAGCTCACCTCAGGCTATGCTTATAACGACTTCCGATGAACGCCTTGTCGATCTGAACCAAGCGGCCAAAGAACTTCTTAATCTTGAAAGTTACGATGCTTCAGCGCAAAAGCTGCAATGTATTCTGGCGCGCTTGCATGTGAACTTGCGTAAGGCGATTCGCTTGCAAAGAACTTCTGTAAAACTTGATGGCGGCGATTTCTTGGTGTTTCATCTACAGGACACGCGCGATCAAGTTTATTCACAACGTCTGCTTTCTTTTTTCGCGACAACTTTAAAAGCTCTAGATCATCTTGATGTCGAAACAAGTTGTGCGGATATCCTTGAACAATCAGCTCGTATTGCTCTGACGGATATTTGTGACTGGTGTCGTATTGATCTTCGCTCTGATTTGAATTTAGGTCGCGGTACTTACGCGCACAAAACGGCAGCGCTAGAAAATCTATTAGGCGAATTGCACGCATTGGAATTTGAAAATGCGGATGCCTCTTTAAGTCCGGTGAAGGTCATTCGTTCTGGTATTTCTGTTTTTAAAGAAAATGTTTCTGAAGAATTACTGCAAGTATTGGCAAGTTCGCCGCGCACATTCGCATTGTTGCAACACGTTGGTTTAAGCTCTTACATTTGCGTGCCCGTTAAAAAGGGTAATGACACTGTCGGCAGTATGACCTTCGCTCGCATCACGGGTTCGCAAGACTTTGATGCGATTGATTTGATGATGGCTGAAGAGTTCGCAGGTAAAGTGGCCGTTAGCATTGAACGTGCGCTGCTTTATAAAAACTTGGCCGAGATGAAAAATGCTGCAGAGTCAGCGAATCGTGCGAAAACAAATTTCTTAGCGAACGTCAGCCATGAAATTCGCACACCACTTGGTGCGATCCTTGGCTTTTCTGAATTGCTGGCATCGGCTTCGCCTTCTTTGAAGGATCGTACCGATTGGGGCAACAAGATTCGCAACAACAGCGGTCATCTTTCCCGCATCATCAACGATATCTTGGATCTTTCAAAGGTCGAAGTCGGTCGTTTAGATCTTGAAGTGAAGAAGATCGATTTTAGAAATCTTCTGAATGATATTTACGGATTTGCTCGTAGCCGTGTCGGTGATAAAAACATTGATTTGCAATTCATTGTTGAAGGTCGCTTACCGCGCTTCATTCACACAGATGAAACGCGTTTGTCGCAAGTTCTTTCGAATATCATCGGCAACGCGATTAAATTTACGAATCAAGGCTATGTCCGAGTGAAAATTGGCAACCTTGATTATGTAAATGCTTCTGACAGAAAATTCTTTACGCATGAGCAGCGCATTTTCTTTGAAGTGACTGACTCGGGAATCGGTGTTGGTAAAGCGGAAGCTTCACTTTTATTCCAACCGTTCAGTCAGGCGGATTCATCGCACACTCGTCAATTCGGGGGCACGGGCTTAGGCTTAGCACTTTCGCGCAATCTTGCGCGCGGTTTGGGCGGCGATATTGTGTTGAAAGAATCAGAAGTTGGCAAAGGTTCGACATTCTTGATTACGATCAATGCGGGGGACGTCAGCGAATTTGCGACGTTTAACGAAATCATCGCCACGGATGTTGAAGTAACACCAGTGCAACCGGAAGAAGACCAAACTCTTGTTCTAAATGGCAGACGTGTGCTGTTAGTTGAAGACTCTGTCGATATCAGCTTGTTAGTAAAACGTTTCCTTGAAGGGGCCGGCGCTTCGGTGGCTCTTGCTGATAATGGTGATGAAGGCGTCAAGGCTGCGCAGGCAGGAAGTTATGATGTTGTCCTGATGGACGTGCAGATGCCTGTGAAAGATGGTATCGAAGCGGCCCGAGAACTTCGTGATGGTGGCTATACAGGCTTGATCGTGGCCCTTACTGCCAACGCCATGAAAGAGGAACGCGAACGCTGTCTTGAGGCGGGTTACGACGCTCATTTGAGCAAACCAATGCGACGTTATGATCTTATTCGCAACCTCTCAGATCTTATTAATCAAGCAGCGGGGCGCACTTCGCATTCGGGGTACTCTACGGTCAAGTAA
- a CDS encoding pyridoxal-phosphate dependent enzyme, translating into MNLRPRIVEIIDPILQLKAGNRIFTSLEGENPGGSMKDHMVRGEIEELLNTGRLQKGGGVAEVSAGSTAVSLAHYCQRNDLQCVLFVPNGISPEIVANLRRQGATVYQEELAQIYQVFDVFMKSHPELIAFNQLYDVSKRRHYNSFGSLIQNEIGPLAAVIGGVGTGHSLLGISEGCGAGVQAISAEPASFKVSGVRNVAIDRYGDQDSLNAQSFDQRFLITPEELTATESILTSVGEIQIGASFSLVLAAARAYFKGKTHQKIFAISASGKLLAAGRSQKAA; encoded by the coding sequence ATGAATTTACGACCACGCATCGTAGAAATCATAGATCCCATTTTGCAGTTAAAAGCAGGCAATCGGATTTTCACTTCTCTTGAGGGTGAAAATCCGGGTGGCTCTATGAAAGATCATATGGTGCGTGGTGAAATCGAAGAGCTGTTAAACACGGGCCGCTTACAAAAAGGCGGCGGTGTTGCTGAGGTCAGTGCTGGCAGTACGGCGGTGTCGCTTGCGCACTATTGTCAGCGTAATGATTTGCAGTGTGTGCTTTTTGTGCCGAACGGAATTTCGCCCGAGATCGTTGCGAACTTACGACGCCAAGGGGCTACGGTTTATCAAGAAGAACTCGCGCAAATTTATCAGGTCTTCGATGTCTTTATGAAAAGTCATCCCGAACTCATTGCCTTTAATCAACTTTACGATGTTTCAAAGCGCCGTCATTACAACTCGTTTGGTTCACTTATTCAAAATGAGATTGGACCATTGGCAGCCGTCATCGGTGGAGTGGGCACCGGGCATTCGTTATTAGGAATTTCAGAAGGCTGTGGCGCAGGTGTTCAAGCGATCAGCGCGGAGCCTGCCTCGTTTAAGGTATCGGGGGTTCGTAATGTGGCCATCGACCGATATGGTGATCAAGATTCATTAAATGCGCAAAGTTTCGATCAGAGATTCTTAATTACACCTGAAGAATTGACCGCGACTGAAAGTATCCTCACGTCCGTGGGTGAAATCCAAATTGGGGCCTCTTTTTCTCTCGTTTTGGCTGCTGCCAGAGCGTATTTTAAGGGAAAGACCCATCAAAAAATCTTTGCAATTAGCGCCTCTGGCAAGCTATTAGCGGCTGGCAGATCTCAAAAGGCTGCCTAG